Proteins from a genomic interval of Zingiber officinale cultivar Zhangliang chromosome 1B, Zo_v1.1, whole genome shotgun sequence:
- the LOC122028150 gene encoding zinc finger MYM-type protein 1-like produces MARSAFVSEGFNSWKRVNDREKCAFLIHVGSLSSSHNRCVKCVQDLMNPKGQNESESFLNRGNFIELLKFQAHLNDEIAKVVLHNAPQNAKYTSPQIQKEILHILANKVRTMIQDELGDAKFCIPVDEAQDESKKEKMTLIFIFVNNSGFLVERFFEILSVEDTTSANLKKSISDIFVQHNIQIHNMRGHGYNGATAKDVPSIWQFFSYLTSIVNFVTSSPKRLSDLQSAQQEEIAYMLAIDECESGTGANQIGTLHRPDATCWSSHYDSVRNLIDMYAATYFQVMELNCRFSEATMELLALCSALDSTDSFKKFHMGDICKLASKFYPADFTQQEIHALRAELEHYQLDIVCDREFQQISTLSALYREMIVIKKAESYVMF; encoded by the exons ATGGCTCGTTCTGCATTTGTTTCTGAAGGGTTTAACAGCTGGAAGAGAGTTAATGATAGAGAAAAATGTGCATTTCTTATTCATGTTGGTTCATTGTCTTCATCACATAATAGATGTGTGAAATGTGTTCAGGATTTGATGAACCCAAA AGGTCAAAATGAATCAGAGAGTTTCTTAAATCGTGGAAATTTTATTGAATTGTTGAAATTTCAAGCACATTTAAATGATGAAATTGCAAAAGTTGTGTTACATAATGCCCCGCAAAATGCTAAATACACTTCTCCACAAATTCAAAAGGAAATATTACATATTCTTGCTAATAAAGTGAGAACAATGATTCAAGATGAATTGGGAGATGCCAAGTTTTGTATTCCTGTTGATGAAGCTCAAGATGAATCTAAAAAAGAGAAAATGACCCTTATTTTCATATTTGTTAATAATTCTGGATTTTTGGTGGAACGTTTCTTTGAGATTTTGAGTGTTGAGGACACAACATCGGCAAACCTTAAGAAATCAATTTCTGACATCTTTGTTCAACACAATATTCAAATCCATAACATGAGGGGACATGGGTATAATGGTGCAA CTGCTAAGGATGTGCCTTCTATTTGGCAATTCTTTTCTTATTTGACTTCCATTGTAAACTTCGTCACCTCGTCTCCTAAACGTCTTAGTGATTTACAATCTGCTCAACAAGAAGAGATTGCATATATGTTGGCTATTGATGAGTGTGAGTCTGGTACAGGAGCTAATCAAATTGGTACATTGCATAGACCTGATGCTACTTGTTGGAGCTCTCATTATGATTCTGTTAGGAACTTGATAGACATGTATGCAGCAACTT ATTTTCAAGTGATGGAACTAAATTGTAGATTCAGTGAGGCAACAATGGAACTTCTTGCTCTTTGTTCAGCTTTGGATTCTActgattcatttaaaaaatttcatATGGGCGATATTTGCAAGCTTGCATCAAAATTTTATCCAGCTGATTTTACTCAACAAGAAATTCATGCTTTGAGAGCTGAATTGGAACACTATCAACTTGACATAGTTTGTGATCGTGAGTTTCAACAAATTTCTACTCTTTCTGCATTATATAGAGAAATGATTGTGATAAAAAAGGCTGAGAGTTATGTTATGTTTTAG
- the LOC122051153 gene encoding glucose-6-phosphate isomerase 1, chloroplastic-like has translation MASISGVCSPSSAVRLRRSLPVPYSVHLRHIRPLRSVADLHRSSSSASSAPSADASLPVEKVEKRSVEKNPINLWHRYVDWLYQHKELGLFLDVSRIGFTDEFFDLMEPRLQKAFVAMQDLEKGAIANPDEGRMVGHYWLRNSKLAPTSFLRLQIENTLDSICKFANDVISAKIKPPSPAGRFTQVLSVGIGGSALGPQFVAEALAPDNPPLKIRFIDNTDPAGIDHQIAQLGPELSSTLVIVISKSGGTPETRNGLLEVQKAFREAGLDFSKQGVAITQENSLLDNTAKIEGWLARFPMFDWVGGRTSELSAVGLLPAALQGIDIKEMLAGASLMDEATRLSVVKNNPAALLALCWYWASDGVGSKDMVVLPYKDSLLLFSRYLQQLVMESLGKEFDLNGNRVNQGLSVYGNKGSTDQHAYIQQLREGVHNFFVTFIEVLRDRPPGHDWELEPGVTCGDYLFGMLQGTRSALYANDRESITVTVQEVTPRSVGALIALYERAVGIYAQLVNINAYHQPGVEAGKKAAGEVLALQKRILTVLSEASCKQPVEPLSLEEIAERCHVPEQIEMIYKIIAHMAANDRALIAEGSCGSPRSIKVYLGECNIDELLA, from the exons ATGGCTTCCATCTCCGGCGTCTGCTCCCCCTCCTCCGCCGTCCGTCTCCGTAGGTCACTCCCCGTCCCGTACTCCGTCCATCTCCGCCACATCCGCCCGCTTCGATCCGTCGCAGACCTCCACCGTTCATCCTCCTCTGCATCATCAGCCCCATCGGCTGACGCCTCTCTCCCCGTGGAGAAGGTCGAGAAGAGATCCGTCGAGAAGAACCCAATTAATCTATGGCACCGTTATGTCGACTGGCTCTACCAGCACAAGGAGCTCGGTCTCTTTCTCGACGTTAGCCGGATTGGGTTCACCGACGAGTTCTTTGACCTGATGGAGCCTCGGCTTCAAAAGGCGTTCGTAGCAATGCAGGATCTCGAGAAGGGGGCAATCGCCAACCCCGATGAGGGTCGCATGGTCGGCCATTACTGGCTGCGGAACTCGAAGCTCGCACCCACTTCATTCTTGAGGCTCCAGATAGAGAACACGCTCGATTCCATCTGCAAGTTTGCCAATGACGTTATTAGTGCAAAG ATTAAACCTCCATCTCCAGCTGGACGCTTTACCCAAGTGCTGTCTGTAGGAATTGGCGGTTCAGCTTTAGGCCCTCAATTTGTTGCGGAGGCATTGGCTCCTGACAATCCTCCTCTGAAG ATAAGGTTTATTGATAATACAGATCCAGCTGGCATTGATCATCAAATTGCACAGCTTGGGCCTGAGCTTTCATCAACCCTTGTAATTGTAATCTCAAAG AGTGGAGGCACCCCTGAGACCCGAAATGGTTTGTTGGAAGTGCAGAAGGCCTTTCGAGAAGCTGGGCTAGATTTTTCAAAACAG GGCGTTGCAATTACTCAGGAAAACTCCTTATTGGATAATACAGCTAAGATCGAAGGGTGGTTAGCAAGATTTCCTATGTTCGACTGGGTTGGCGGTAGAACCTCAGAACTGTCTGCTGTTGGTTTACTCCCTGCTGCACTCCAA GGGATTGACATTAAAGAAATGCTTGCTGGTGCATCATTGATGGATGAAGCAACTCGCTTGTCAGTG GTCAAGAATAATCCTGCAGCATTACTTGCTTTATGTTGGTATTGGGCTTCTGATGGTGTTGGATCTAAG GACATGGTTGTACTTCCTTACAAGGATAGCTTATTGCTCTTTAGTAGGTATCTGCAGCAGTTAGTCATGGAATCCCTTGGAAAGGAATTTGATCTCAATGGAAATCGG GTTAATCAAGGACTTTCAGTGTATGGAAATAAAGGAAGCACGGACCAGCATGC GTACATACAGCAGTTGAGAGAAGGGGTACACAATTTTTTTGTTACTTTCATTGAGGTATTACGTGACAGGCCACCTGGTCATGACTGGGAGCTGGAACCAGGGGTTACATGTGGCGATTATTTATTTGGAATGTTGCAG GGTACACGATCAGCGCTATATGCAAATGATCGTGAATCAATCACAGTGACAGTACAAGAAGTGACTCCTAGAAGTGTAGGAGCATTAATTGCTCTCTATGAACGTGCTGTTGGAATTTATGCACAGTTGGTCAATATCAATGCGTATCATCAACCTG GTGTGGAAGCTGGGAAGAAAGCTGCTGGTGAAGTATTAGCTCTGCAGAAGAGGATCCTGACCGTTTTAAGCGAGGCTAG CTGCAAACAGCCTGTTGAGCCACTTTCACTTGAGGAAATTGCCGAACGATGTCATGTCCCAGAGCAG ATAGAAATGATCTACAAGATAATAGCACATATGGCTGCAAATGATAGAGCATTGATCGCCGAAGGCAGTTGCGGTTCACCACGAAGCATCAAGGTTTACCTCGGCGAGTGTAATATAGATGAGTTGCTTGCTTGA